The following coding sequences lie in one Rutidosis leptorrhynchoides isolate AG116_Rl617_1_P2 chromosome 4, CSIRO_AGI_Rlap_v1, whole genome shotgun sequence genomic window:
- the LOC139841344 gene encoding uncharacterized protein gives MSDTEESSSVTLINKLDFRDPLYLHASDTSGTSLISIKLKGTENYSVWSRALTLALNTKNKKGFIDGTCERNTYADDEVLLNQWDRCNAVVLTWILTSISDELYLGQIFSNDASVV, from the coding sequence ATGTCTGATACAGAAGAATCTTCTTCTGTAACTTTAATAAACAAACTTGATTTTCGAGATCCACTTTATCTTCATGCCAGTGATACTTCTGGTACTTCATTGATTTCCATAAAACTGAAAGGCACTGAAAACTACAGTGTCTGGAGTAGAGCTTTAACACTTGCTTTAAATACAAAAAATAAAAAGGGTTTTATTGATGGAACTTGTGAAAGAAACACCTATGCTGATGATGAAGTTCTTCTTAATCAATGGGATAGATGTAATGCTGTTGTCTTGACATGGATTTTAACTTCTATATCTGATGAGTTGTATTTAGGGCAAATTTTTTCAAATGATGCTTCTGTTGTGTGA